One genomic segment of Bacteroidales bacterium includes these proteins:
- a CDS encoding glycoside hydrolase family 97 protein, with protein MKHSFLTIILLILFGWSVSAQTYHLSSPDGSVNVTVNTKDTVRYAVSYKGETLLLESPLLLEFSDSPPLGRYMGVNNEEKKTIDNTWEAVAGQQKEMRNYCKQLRLQMAEERFPGRKLVVTFRAYNDGVAFRYYLPELTSKQELVITNEYSTFHFPEDYTAWMADYGSYATHQETEFWKHPLSHIESSSIIGLPLTVKHSENLYTAVTEANLDDWSGMYVGRDEHACEGIRLQSKLSPEGGNPDNTAKVRISTPHTSPWRVVMIGESPGALIESDMVMNLNEQCEIEDPSWIEPGISAWDHWWSGGVQMNTATVKEYIDLAAEMGWKYQLIDWQWYGQYNDPDADVTTVNPDVDMPEVLQYARDKGVKCWLWLYWSDIDRQLEEAFALYEKWGIAGVKIDFMARDDQEMVNWYHKVVRTAARHHLMVNFHGAYKPTGFRRTLPNLMTREGVLGNEYNAWSTRITPDHDVTIPFTRMLAGQMDYTPGGFLNRGKGEFRTGHPTQVMGTRCHTLAKFVVYNSPITVACDRPEHYYGEPGTEFLKEVPTVWDETKVIHGAIGEYITLARRSGKTWFIGSMTNSNERTLTVPLDFLDNGNYEIHKFRDADGGVTELKKETTEVTVSDELTIDMQPGGGFAAYLVPVEN; from the coding sequence ATGAAACATTCATTTCTTACCATCATTCTGCTCATCCTTTTTGGATGGAGCGTATCTGCACAAACTTACCACCTTTCTTCACCGGACGGTTCGGTAAACGTTACCGTCAATACGAAAGATACCGTAAGGTATGCTGTGTCTTACAAAGGGGAAACCCTGTTGCTTGAATCGCCCCTTTTGCTTGAATTTTCGGATTCACCTCCTCTTGGCCGATACATGGGAGTTAACAATGAGGAAAAGAAGACCATTGACAATACATGGGAAGCAGTGGCCGGACAGCAAAAAGAGATGCGCAATTACTGTAAACAGCTTCGCCTGCAAATGGCAGAAGAACGATTTCCCGGCAGGAAGCTGGTGGTGACTTTCCGGGCTTATAATGACGGCGTGGCCTTCCGGTACTACCTGCCAGAATTGACCAGCAAGCAGGAGCTCGTTATAACCAACGAATATTCAACGTTTCATTTTCCGGAAGATTATACTGCCTGGATGGCTGACTACGGAAGCTATGCTACCCATCAGGAAACAGAGTTTTGGAAACATCCCCTCTCCCATATTGAATCTTCTTCAATCATCGGTTTGCCTTTGACCGTCAAACATTCGGAAAATCTGTACACAGCCGTCACTGAAGCCAACCTGGATGACTGGAGCGGAATGTACGTAGGCCGGGATGAGCATGCCTGCGAAGGAATACGGCTTCAGTCGAAATTGTCTCCGGAAGGAGGCAACCCCGATAATACGGCAAAAGTCAGGATCAGCACGCCGCATACTTCTCCGTGGCGTGTTGTAATGATCGGTGAGTCCCCCGGCGCACTCATTGAATCGGATATGGTGATGAACCTGAATGAGCAATGTGAAATCGAGGATCCTTCATGGATTGAACCGGGCATATCAGCCTGGGATCACTGGTGGAGCGGCGGTGTTCAGATGAACACAGCCACCGTCAAAGAGTATATCGATCTGGCCGCGGAGATGGGCTGGAAATATCAGTTGATCGACTGGCAATGGTACGGGCAGTATAATGACCCCGATGCAGATGTTACCACCGTGAATCCGGATGTAGACATGCCGGAGGTTTTGCAATATGCCAGAGATAAAGGTGTGAAATGCTGGCTGTGGCTATACTGGTCGGATATTGACCGACAACTGGAAGAGGCATTTGCCCTTTATGAAAAGTGGGGTATTGCCGGAGTAAAGATCGACTTTATGGCCCGTGATGATCAGGAGATGGTCAACTGGTATCACAAGGTGGTCAGAACAGCAGCCAGGCACCATCTGATGGTGAATTTCCATGGGGCCTACAAACCAACAGGTTTTCGGAGAACACTTCCCAACCTGATGACCCGTGAAGGCGTGCTGGGGAATGAATACAACGCATGGTCGACCCGTATCACCCCCGATCATGACGTGACCATACCGTTCACACGGATGCTGGCCGGCCAGATGGATTATACACCCGGCGGGTTTCTGAACCGGGGCAAAGGGGAATTCCGTACCGGACATCCTACCCAGGTGATGGGCACCCGCTGTCATACACTGGCCAAGTTTGTCGTTTACAACAGCCCGATTACCGTAGCTTGTGACCGGCCTGAACACTATTACGGAGAGCCGGGCACTGAATTTCTTAAGGAAGTACCCACTGTGTGGGATGAAACAAAGGTCATCCACGGAGCCATCGGAGAATACATTACTTTAGCCCGAAGATCAGGAAAGACATGGTTCATCGGTTCCATGACCAACAGCAATGAACGCACGCTGACAGTACCGCTGGATTTTCTCGATAATGGCAATTATGAAATTCATAAATTCAGGGATGCCGATGGGGGTGTCACCGAACTGAAAAAAGAAACTACAGAAGTTACCGTCAGCGATGAACTGACCATAGATATGCAGCCCGGCGGTGGATTTGCCGCGTATCTGGTACCGGTGGAAAATTGA